The following are from one region of the Vibrio parahaemolyticus genome:
- a CDS encoding bifunctional metallophosphatase/5'-nucleotidase translates to MKMNKNHKPVRIKLAHINDTHSYFEPTSLQLKLKINKDLILEPYVSAGGFSRIATRVEQLRDDAQRQGQGMLFLHAGDCFQGTLYFSLFKGKANADLLNALNIDAMALGNHELDMGNEPVALFCQRTNFPLLAGNWDLSKESKNKAHRLSDCNNVLSYQPDSRSAQYLVKEFNGVKVAIFGLSIDKMSDIANPDADTPFMTAIETAKATVAQIHNDGIKNIILLSHLGYEGDLELAEQVEGIGIIVGGHSHRLQGDFTAIGLGEDDPYGIKVNGTYVVQAGFHALTMGHCVLEFDENGQATMLNGQNELLLGRRIFWDSTLNQQLDQGVFETACDFIHGQPNVVVCKKHPETQAILRDKYIPRVRALQSQVIAHVESKKRHVRIPDELGGSELAGAVARSFLHSLNKRGHNVQFAIHNAGGVRTSLNPGDITVADVAGRLLPFAVPIGFYDVKGAVIRRALEGAINNALNNGVEGTGSGSYPYTYNLNFDYQADAPKGERIQRLEILDGYRWVKVDDDAWYRGTSSAYTMKGKEGYEALLDMKGEGCVSNLSMADCFIELLADEPNCLNESHKLYSQQNR, encoded by the coding sequence ATGAAAATGAATAAAAATCATAAGCCAGTAAGAATCAAACTGGCACACATCAATGACACTCATTCCTACTTTGAGCCAACGTCATTACAGCTAAAACTCAAAATCAACAAAGACCTCATATTAGAACCTTATGTTAGTGCGGGCGGATTCTCACGAATCGCGACTCGAGTTGAACAGCTACGTGATGATGCACAGCGTCAAGGGCAGGGAATGTTGTTCCTTCATGCTGGCGACTGCTTCCAAGGCACGCTCTATTTCTCCTTATTTAAAGGCAAAGCGAACGCCGATTTGTTGAACGCCTTGAATATTGATGCCATGGCATTGGGAAACCACGAGCTCGACATGGGGAACGAACCGGTTGCACTATTTTGTCAGCGCACCAATTTTCCGCTGCTCGCAGGCAACTGGGATCTGTCCAAAGAGTCAAAAAACAAAGCGCACCGACTAAGCGACTGTAACAACGTACTGAGCTATCAACCGGATTCACGCAGTGCGCAATACCTTGTGAAAGAGTTTAACGGTGTAAAAGTCGCTATTTTTGGTTTGTCCATCGATAAAATGAGCGATATAGCAAACCCTGACGCCGATACGCCATTTATGACTGCAATTGAAACCGCGAAAGCGACGGTCGCACAAATTCACAATGATGGAATCAAAAACATTATTTTACTGAGTCACCTAGGTTACGAGGGCGACTTAGAACTTGCAGAGCAAGTAGAAGGCATCGGTATCATCGTGGGTGGTCATAGCCACCGTTTGCAAGGTGACTTTACTGCGATTGGTTTGGGTGAAGATGATCCTTATGGTATCAAAGTAAATGGGACCTACGTTGTGCAAGCCGGTTTTCATGCTCTGACCATGGGCCATTGTGTGCTTGAGTTTGACGAAAATGGCCAAGCAACCATGTTGAATGGTCAAAATGAATTACTGTTAGGACGCCGTATTTTCTGGGATTCAACATTGAATCAACAATTGGACCAAGGCGTATTTGAAACCGCTTGTGATTTTATTCACGGCCAACCAAATGTTGTGGTCTGTAAGAAACACCCAGAAACTCAAGCTATTTTGAGAGATAAATACATACCTCGCGTGCGAGCCTTGCAATCGCAGGTGATTGCTCATGTGGAAAGCAAAAAGCGTCATGTCCGTATACCGGATGAGTTGGGCGGAAGTGAACTTGCCGGTGCGGTCGCTCGTTCTTTCCTTCATAGCTTAAATAAACGCGGGCACAACGTTCAATTTGCAATTCATAATGCAGGTGGCGTTCGTACTTCACTCAATCCAGGTGATATTACAGTGGCAGATGTTGCCGGACGATTATTGCCTTTTGCCGTGCCGATCGGGTTTTACGATGTGAAAGGTGCGGTTATTCGCCGAGCTCTAGAAGGTGCAATCAATAATGCACTAAACAACGGCGTAGAAGGCACTGGGTCAGGCAGTTATCCATATACGTACAATCTGAACTTTGACTATCAAGCCGATGCGCCAAAAGGTGAGAGAATCCAACGATTAGAAATATTGGACGGATACCGCTGGGTAAAGGTTGATGATGACGCTTGGTATCGTGGCACGTCTTCGGCTTACACGATGAAAGGCAAAGAAGGCTATGAAGCCCTGCTTGATATGAAAGGCGAGGGTTGTGTGAGTAACTTATCAATGGCGGATTGCTTTATTGAACTACTTGCAGATGAGCCTAACTGTTTGAACGAAAGTCACAAACTTTACTCTCAACAAAATCGTTAA